Part of the Polycladomyces zharkentensis genome, CGGCACGGCGCTTTCTTACCATCACTTGGTGGAAAAGCGCGAAGTTGCATCGGGCATATGTGAAAAACCATGTTGCGAACCTGCGGGAGCAAGCGCAGTTGGATCTAGATATCGAACAGCTTGTCGGGTATGAAGTGTGGTGTAAGCCGAGTTGGCGGGTGACGGCGACTGTACAATCTGCCAGAGGAAGATGAGCGATGAGCATGGGTGGAAAAATGTGAAAAAGATTCCTCGTGTCCGATCTGAGTGTTGCAGAGGGAAATGAGATGGCCATCTATTCAGAGGTTGTAAAGCTATTGCAAATGATTGAGAACTGGCAACAGACGGATGAGCAGACATACCAGTGGCTGTGTCATCGCATTGAGCAGTCTGTTGCCCATGCCCAACATTCGGATATAAACGACCTTTACCGGATCGTTAATCTGAAATATGAAAAGTTGTTGGAGTTACCTATGAAATTGATGATGCTTGTATTCAAAACAGGCGTTGCAGGAGCAAGAGGGAAAACGGTCTCCCGGAATCAGGAATGTCAGCAGTTCTTAATTATATTTGTATAGAAATACAATCATAAAGGGCAGGTGAAATGATGAATCGTTTTGTTTTATACTTTTTCCTTCAAAAATCGCAGGGAAGGAACGACGAGAATATGGTTGGCCGAACCACCGTCCAATCATGCCCAAACAGTGACGGAAATTGAGACCAACCGAAAGCCGCAGAATCAATCTGCTGTAAATCACACCGAGAACCGTATATCTTATTATGAATTGCAAAAAGGTGATTCGGTCAATAAGAAGTATGAAATCGTACTTCACCCTTCTCCATACGATGCCCAAACCGTACTCACAGAAGAACAAAGGAAATTCTACCTTCGTTCCACACCCATAGTGGAAATCAATGACGAGGTCGAAAAGATTGCAAAGCAGTTGTGCCAAAAGAAAAAGGAAGATGAAGAAAAAGCATACGCAATTTTTGAATATATCCGTGACAATTTCGATATGTTTATCCCCCCAAGGAACGCGGAACATCCACTTTTTTAAAAACTCGAAAGGGCGATTGTGCTGAAATGTCTTTTTTATATGCCGCATTGTGTCGTGCACAAAATATCCCCTGCCGGATCGTCGTGGGGGCTTGGGCTGCCGGAAAAGGAGCATACCATGTCTGGAATGAGGTGTACTTGGAGGAAAAGGGTTGGGTTCCTGTCGATATGACGATGGCAAATACATTGAAAAGAGGGCCTTGGAGATATATCACGGGATTATTTCAAACTCTTACCCCAAATCAATACTTTGGCAAACTGGAGGATCAACGAGTGATCTTTTCGGTTGAAACCGATTTGGAACCTGATCCGACATATCCGACACATGTATTGCATGATCCAGCTTCGATTTCCAAAAAAGAAATATTACGCATAGCGAAAAGGGATTTGTATTGGGGAAGGGAGCTGCTTGACTGAAATATTCCCTATTTGCAACCCATCTATCTCCATATTGAGAAGGCTGGCGGATTGGTTCGGTCGGGTCAACATTGTTCCAAAAGACATTTTTTCATTCGTCAGTTTTCGGAGCAAGCAAATGTTTATGTACGCGGCGTTTTTCTTGATCGTTGTTTGGTTACTGGCGAAGACGTTATTGGTTTTATTTGGGAAAAAACCGTTTTTGTTGAGGATTGAGGGCTTTAGTGATGTTGCGATTGATGTTTCCATTCTCGGTTTTGCGTTGTTCTCTTTGATAAGAAAAGAAAGACCGATCGTTTCACTGATGATCATGGCATATTGCCTTATTTTAATTTTCAAATGACGGGAAATATAGACTTTTTATATTTTAAAAGGAACCGATTCCCGTGGTTGGGAAGTCGGTTCCCTTTTTTATCATCTTAATGATCTTAAGGTTGATAAATGTCCCAGGCGAATTTGATGGATTCTACTATGTTGTTGGCGATCGTTTCCGCGTCCAAATTGTTGGTGGTAATTTTGGAATTATGCAGGGAATAAGCTTTTCTTCTCTTGAAAAACAGGTCTTCAATCTCATGCAATGTTTTGTTTTGCAGAAGGGGACGGCTGTCGATGATCAATGGAAGTCGTTCCTTCCAAGATTCCCAGGACAGATCAAGAAAATACACAATGCATTTGGACAAACAAACCTTTCGCACTTCTTCTTGCAGATAAGCGCCTCCACCCAAGGAGATGATCTTCAAAGTTTGGTGAGTGCAAGTATTGACGATGAATTCCTTTTCCATTCGCCGAAATTCCGCTTCGCCCATTTTGCGAAATATTTCGGTTATCGGCATACCGTAAATTTTTTCTATTTCCCGATCAACATCAATAAAGTCACGATACAGTTTTTTGGCCACCAATTGGCCGACCGTTGTTTTGCCGACTCCCATAAACCCTATCAATACAATATTTTTCTCACGAATCGGGATTTCTGACACATCTGACATATAAGACTCACTCTCTTCTCAAAAAAACATATTTGTGCTTAGGATAGCAGGTTGAAAAACCCGGATCAATGGTGAAGTGATGCGCAGATACGGTTGTACAACAAAAAAACCGGGAGTTGAAAACTCCCGGGAGGTTATTATTGACAAAGTCCGCTGGCACCGCTCAGTAGCGGCAGCGAGTGTCGCTCGACGGAAAATTCGTACCCGATACCTAAAAGAGGGTGGCCGTTTTCCCACGAGTGACCTTTGAGCTCGGCGAAACAGGAGCGAGAGGGAAAACGGTACACCCGGAATAACAAGTCTCAATTGTGTTAAGGACTTATCTTATTTGACCTCTATCTGTACCGCCGTTGCTTGATCCGTGATCATCTTACCGCCGGGCGTCACAGGAGTTTCGGGTGGTTCAATCGGTTCCAGATCGGTGAGCAGGAACACGTAGGCGAAAATTCCGATAAGCAGCAAAACGGCTGCCGTCAGAAAAGCATACATGAAAGAGCCGGTTGCATCGACAATAAATCCCGTGATCATCGGGGCAAAGATGGCCATCGCATTGTTTCCGAAGGTTAAAATCCCGATCAAAGTACCCACTGTACCCTTTGGTGCGATAAATGTCGGAATGCTGTAGGTGATCGAAGAAGTAATCACCAGACCGCCGATGGCAACGGAAATCCAACTGACTGCTATAACCGGGTTATGGGTAAACGCCGCGCCAATGACTGACAAACCGAGAAGCATACCGATCACGAGAAAGGTTTTGCGTACCCGTGTGGGATCATATCCCTTGGAAACCAGACGATCAATCAACCAACCGCCGATCAACAGCTCCGAAACAGTCCCCACAAGCCAGGGTATTGATGCATACCAACCGGATTTCAATATCGACATGTTCATCTCTGTTGCGAGGTAACCGGGAAGCCAGGTTAGGAAAAGAAACCATGAATACCCATATGCTGCAAATCCGATAAATGCTCCCCACACTTTGCGTTTGGTTAATAGAAAACGCAGATTTTTCAACAGACTGCCCGAGGAGTCGCCTTCGGTTTGTGCTCCCCCTTCGACGATATAGGCATACTCTTCTTTCGTCAGTTGTTTGTCTTCATGAGGATCACGGTATAAAATCCAAAACACGACCGCGTAAAACAGACTGAGAATCGCCGTTGCCAAGAAACCGCCACGCCATCCCCACTCGGTAACCACCCAAGCGATCAGCGGCACGCCAATGGCATTCGACAACTTGGATTGTGCGTCAAAGAGTGAAGTGGCCGTACCTCGTTCTTTCTTTGGAAACCAATAGCCCGTTGCCTTTGCTGCCGCCGGAAAATACGGGGCTTCCCCGATGCCCAGCAGGACGCGGGACAAGATAATCAGTCCCTTTCCGCTGACCACTGCAGTAATCAGACAGGCTAACGACCATATGATCGTTCCGATTCGGACCACCCATTTGACGCCGATCTTGTCCAGCAAGGCACCTGCGGGAATTTGCAGAATGGCGTAGGACCATGCGAACGCAGACAAAATTATGCCGATCTGACCGGCGGTCAGATGAAATTCTTCAGACAGGGGCTTTACAGCGACGGACATATTGATTCGGTCAAAGTAATTGATGATGACACCGACGGCAAGCAGGGATGCAATCAACCAACGTCGTTTTTTCATCCTTTTTCACCACCGCAAAGCGTTGTTTTTCCTACAACTGGTGTTCTGGGGACAAACATCATGGGAGAAGAAATTGCTTCACATTGTTCGCTCAACCAATGCGCTCCACATCAATCCAGTGTTGTAAAAATTCGATCAAATTCTGTTTTCCAATCGGAGTTGTATTCACGATTTTGTCAGAGACGGCCATTGGCGTTCTTTCTATTCATGACAGAAAAGGTTGAACTGTCTGAAACAAATTCGCTCATTTAATGGTTCACCTCCACAAAAACAAGATCCCAATTCGTAAACGCTTACAAAAAACAAACTTGATTCCGTATAGTGTAACACGATTACAATGAGTGGAACTATTGACTGTATTATAGCAAACGAAATCCATGTTGTCGATACAATATTTCGATTTATTAAAAAACACATGGTACTAAGGCGAACATCTACGGGATTTTATTGCCGAAGTGATTTTGACCGAACAAAAAATTTCGAATCAAAAAAATGCTTGAAAAGTGGAATAAGAGTGGATAAAATGAAACCGAAGGTTCCATTGGATGTAATTCGATTCCGTTTAGTGGAATATGGCATGATGATTGTAGGGATGAGGTGACAACAAACAGAAAACTGAGCCTCGATGCGTTCGTGGAGGAGATGATTGAGAAGAGGTGAAGATTCAGTGTCCGCTAAAACAAAGCCCCACGAAAAGGCTGAATCGGGATTGCGAACCGTCCAACGGGCTTTGGACATTCTTTACTGCTTTACCCTGGAACAACAAGAGCTTTCTCTGACGGAAATCGCCAATAAAATTCAATTGGCCAAATCCACAACAACCCGTTTGCTCTCCACTTTGGAACAAAACAATTTCATCGTGAAAGATCCTGATACTTTGAAGTACCGCCTTGGTCAGGGATTGTATTATCTGGGGTATATTGCAGGAAAGTCCATTGAAATCAAAGAACTTGCAAAGCCCGTCATGCAACGGTTGCGGGACGAATCGCGTGAAACCGTTAACCTGTACGTTTTGGAAAACGATTCCCGGGTTTGTATCGAACAATGTGAAGGATTGCAGTCCGTTCGCCATTTGGTAAAAATCGGGGAGAAGCTGCCGCTGTGGGCAGGTGCCGGGGGAAAAGTGCTGTTAGCTTACCAACCGGCTGATTTTCAAAATCGTATTTTCGAACAAGTGCCTTCCCGTGAGCGATTGGAAGCGCTTCAACAGGAATTGCCCCAGATCAAATCGGAACGATGCGCATCCAGTATCGATGAGCGGGAGGTGGGCTCCGCCGCTGTCGCTGCACCGATTTTCCATATCAACCACGAAGTGAAGGCTTGCTTATCCATCTCAGGTCCGACCAACCGGTTCACACCCGAGACGATCGATCGACTGAAGCAATTGGTCAAGAGAGGTGCAATGGCGATCTCAGAGAAGCTGGGATATCAGGAAAAGAGGTGACTGCATGAAAGGCAGAAGCGCATTGGATGCGTATTCAAACGGGAAAGCCTGGTGGACCACAGCCATCAGTGATATCAAAAAAAATCAGATTACGATCAGAGGTTATCCGATTGAGGAGCTGATCGGCGAACTTTCATACAGCCAAATGCTTTACCTGTTGTTGTGCGGGGAAGTGATCAGTCGAAGAAAGGCGGATTTGTTGGAGAGCGTGCTGGTGGCAGGGGCTGACCATGGTCCCAGAGCTCCTTCCATTGCAGCCGCTCGTATGGCGGCCACTTGCGGCATTTCGTTTAATTCCTGTGTGGCGACAGGCATGAACATGCTGGGAGATGTGCATGGTGGCGCTGTAGAAGATGCGATGAAGCTTTTTTATCAAACAAAAGAGTGGAGAGACGAACATCAATCCACTATCCAAACGGCGGTCGAGGAACAATTTACCCTGCTCCATCGACAAAAAATCAAGTTGCCCGGTTTTGGCCATCAGCTGCACGATGACGATCCCCGTGTAAAAAGGTTGTATCAATTGGCCCAAGAGCTGGTTGAGGAAGGAGAGATATCAGGTATTTATCTCTCGATCGCGCAAGAATTCAGAAGAAAATTGAAAGAGGCAAAAAACAAACCGATCACCATGAACATTGATGGTGTTTCTGCGGCCATTCAATGTGAATTGGGAATCCCGGCGGAAGCTGCGAAGGGAATCTTCGCCCTATCACGAGGAATGGGCATCGTGGCGCACGCATTTGAGGAACTGATGAATGGCGTTCTCATCAAAGGTCCTTGCCCCGACCAGGATAACCTGGTTCAATACAATGGCGCTTCCCTACGCCATTTGGTAAAGGGGGGAGAAACAGATGAGTGTAAAAGCGGAACTGTATATTGACGGAAAATGGGTCGGCTCGGATCGGCAGCTCGTCCCCGTCGTAAACCCCTACACCGGAGAGACGATCGGTCAACAAGTGCTGGCTACACCGGCCGACGTGGAGCAGGCGCTGCAATCCGCATTTGAAGCAAAAAAACAGATCGCGCAAATCCCCGGTTTTGAGCGGGCGAAAATCTTGAAGCATGCCGCTCGAAATCTGGAAGCGGAAAAAGAGCGGTTTGCCGGATTGATTTCGATGGAGCTGGGAAAACCGTTGAAAAATACGTTGGATGAAGTATCGAGATCCAT contains:
- a CDS encoding citryl-CoA lyase, with protein sequence MKGRSALDAYSNGKAWWTTAISDIKKNQITIRGYPIEELIGELSYSQMLYLLLCGEVISRRKADLLESVLVAGADHGPRAPSIAAARMAATCGISFNSCVATGMNMLGDVHGGAVEDAMKLFYQTKEWRDEHQSTIQTAVEEQFTLLHRQKIKLPGFGHQLHDDDPRVKRLYQLAQELVEEGEISGIYLSIAQEFRRKLKEAKNKPITMNIDGVSAAIQCELGIPAEAAKGIFALSRGMGIVAHAFEELMNGVLIKGPCPDQDNLVQYNGASLRHLVKGGETDECKSGTVY
- a CDS encoding IclR family transcriptional regulator, with the translated sequence MSAKTKPHEKAESGLRTVQRALDILYCFTLEQQELSLTEIANKIQLAKSTTTRLLSTLEQNNFIVKDPDTLKYRLGQGLYYLGYIAGKSIEIKELAKPVMQRLRDESRETVNLYVLENDSRVCIEQCEGLQSVRHLVKIGEKLPLWAGAGGKVLLAYQPADFQNRIFEQVPSRERLEALQQELPQIKSERCASSIDEREVGSAAVAAPIFHINHEVKACLSISGPTNRFTPETIDRLKQLVKRGAMAISEKLGYQEKR
- a CDS encoding MFS transporter, producing MKKRRWLIASLLAVGVIINYFDRINMSVAVKPLSEEFHLTAGQIGIILSAFAWSYAILQIPAGALLDKIGVKWVVRIGTIIWSLACLITAVVSGKGLIILSRVLLGIGEAPYFPAAAKATGYWFPKKERGTATSLFDAQSKLSNAIGVPLIAWVVTEWGWRGGFLATAILSLFYAVVFWILYRDPHEDKQLTKEEYAYIVEGGAQTEGDSSGSLLKNLRFLLTKRKVWGAFIGFAAYGYSWFLFLTWLPGYLATEMNMSILKSGWYASIPWLVGTVSELLIGGWLIDRLVSKGYDPTRVRKTFLVIGMLLGLSVIGAAFTHNPVIAVSWISVAIGGLVITSSITYSIPTFIAPKGTVGTLIGILTFGNNAMAIFAPMITGFIVDATGSFMYAFLTAAVLLLIGIFAYVFLLTDLEPIEPPETPVTPGGKMITDQATAVQIEVK
- a CDS encoding shikimate kinase, encoding MSDVSEIPIREKNIVLIGFMGVGKTTVGQLVAKKLYRDFIDVDREIEKIYGMPITEIFRKMGEAEFRRMEKEFIVNTCTHQTLKIISLGGGAYLQEEVRKVCLSKCIVYFLDLSWESWKERLPLIIDSRPLLQNKTLHEIEDLFFKRRKAYSLHNSKITTNNLDAETIANNIVESIKFAWDIYQP